The Sylvia atricapilla isolate bSylAtr1 chromosome 3, bSylAtr1.pri, whole genome shotgun sequence genome has a window encoding:
- the RNASET2 gene encoding ribonuclease T2 — translation MKPAELHYWILGWFSMALCCWCTSNAFTQSDIRPRHWNKLYFAHHWPVTVCKMDANDCHDPPMYWTIHGLWPDRAEDCNRTWHFNVTEIKDLILDMRHYWPDVLHSSQNRTQFWKHEWDKHGTCAATIEVLNSQKKYFGKALELYQHIDLNGHLLKAGIKPSSSYYKMTAIKEALRGFYGVTPKIQCLPPEEGEEAQTIGQIEICFTKELQLVNCVELEGESNPVQAHFKLGTSELSVCNDTLPTYYPSEVQDHK, via the exons GTTTTCCATGGCACTATGTTGTTGGTGTACTTCAAATGCATTTACTCAGAG TGACATCCGCCCTCGTCATTGGAATAAGCTGTATTTTGCTCATCATTGGCCAGTGACTGTATGTAAG ATGGATGCTAATGATTGCCATGACCCACCAATGTACTGGACAATCCATGGATTATG GCCTGACAGAGCTGAAGACTGTAACAGGACATGGCATTTCAATGTCACTGAGATCAAg GATCTTATCTTAGACATGAGACACTACTGGCCTGATGTGCTTCACTCATCTCAGAATCGCACCCAGTTCTG GAAACATGAGTGGGACAAACATGGCACTTGTGCAGCCACAATTGAGGTCCTTAATtctcagaaaaaatactttggtAAAGCCTTAGAACTCTACCAGCATATTGACCTCAATGG TCATCTCTTGAAAGCTGGGATAAAGCCAAGCAGTTCATATTACAAG atgaCTGCTATAAAGGAAGCTCTTAGAGGATTTTATGGTGTAACACCAAAGATCCAATGCCTTCCTCCAGAAGAG GGTGAAGAAGCACAAACAATTGGCCAGATTGAAATTTGCTTCACCAAAGAGCTGCAACTGGTAAACTGCGTGGAACTGGAGGGTGAATCCAACCCAGTGCAGGCTCACTTCAAGCTTGGAACTTCAGAGCTGTCAGTCTGCAATGATACTCTTCCAACCTATTATCCTTCAGAAGTCCAAGATCACAAATGA